The nucleotide sequence CCGCCGTCTGGCGGAGCGCCGGCACCGGGTGGAGCTGATGAGTCAGAAACTGGGAAGCCCTCAGGATCTGATCGATGAAAAGAAAAAGGATCTGGAATATCTGAAAACACGTTCTGAAAAGGCGCTGCATTTTTCGATTGAAAGAAAAAAGGCCCGCATGGGCAAGGTCATGGCTATGCTGGATAGTCTCAGCCCCCTGAAGGTGGTTGAGCGTGGCTATTCAATCGTGACCAAAAATTCTGAAGTTATTAAATCTGCGAGTCAGGTGAAAAAGGGAGACCTTTTGGATATCCGTCTGGCTCAGGGCTCAGTGACCGCCATCGTGGATGGCGTGAAGGAGGAATAGAATGGATTTTGAAAAGAAACTAGGCCGTCTGGAAGAGATCGTGCAAAAGATGGAAAAAGGCGATCTGGCTTTGGAAGAGTCTTTGAAGCTGTTCGAGGAGGGCGTGAAACTTTCCCGCGAATGTCATCACCGTTTGAACGAAGCTGAATCCAAAGTGAAGCTTTTGATGTCCGTGGGGGCTGATGGTCAGCCTGTGACCACTGACTTCACTCCAGAGGAGAACTAGCCTTGGATCTCGCCATTCAGATTGATCAGGAAATCGCCGCGCGCACCCAGGCTGTGAATCAGTTTGTGGAAAAATATCTGTCTGACATGGAACTGCCGGCAGGCAATGCCATTTCTGAATTGCGAAAGTCCATGCTTTATTCCGCCACCAATGGCGGGAAACGTTTCCGTCCGGTTCTGTCCTTGCTGGTCGGTGAATTGTTCGGGGCCGGTAAAGAGCGCATCTTGCCTTTCGCCGCTGCCGTGGAAATGATTCACACCTATTCTTTGATTCATGATGATCTGCCGTGCATGGATAACGATGACATGCGCCGCGGGAAGCCTACCAATCACAAAGTGTTTGGCGAAGACTTTGCTCTGCTGGCCGGGGATGCTCTTTTGACTGAAGCTTTCATGCTGATTGCGGAAAACTATGGGGATAACAGTTTCCTGGTGGGTCATCTGACACGCCTGTTGTCTTCGGCAGCGGGAATTCGTGGCATGGTCGGTGGTCAGGCGATTGACCTGCGCGCCGGTGACAGGCAAATGTCACTGGAAGAACTGACTCATCTGCACCGTCTTAAAACCGGCGCGTTGATTCGTGTGGCGGTAGAGGGTGCGGCAGTGATTGCCGGGGCAAAGCCGACTGAAATTGAAAGTCTAAAAAAATTCGGTGAAGGTTTGGGGCTTGCTTTCCAAGTGGCGGATGATGTTCTGGATCACGGCGAAAAAGGTCAGGATTTTCGCAGCTTCACCGGTATCCTGGGACTTGAAGGCACCAAGACATATCTGAAGGATGTCAGTGCTTCTACTTTGGCGGAACTGCACAAGGTTTCCGCCGATGCTCCGCTCTTGGAGTATCTGATCAGCTTTAATCAAAACCGTCAGGTGTAACATGAGCGATAAACTGCGTTTGGATCTTTATCTTGTTGAAAAGGGTCTGGCGCAGTCGCGCACGCATGCTCAGGAACTGATCGAGGCCGGTCAGGTTTTTCTTTTTGAAAATTCGCAAAAGCGTATTCTGAAAAAGGCAAGCTTTGCTGTCTTGGACTCGCATCACGGAAAAATTGAAGTTGAAGCCGGTCCGGCGAATCGTTTTGTGTCCCGTGGGGGCCTGAAGCTGGAAGGTGCTTTGGCGCAAGCCGGGGTTTTCGTGCAAGGTCTGAAGGTTCTGGATGTGGGTATTTCCACAGGGGGCTTTACCGATTGTCTTCTGCAAAAGGGCGCAAGCGTGGTGTTGGGTGTGGACGTGGGTCATGGTCAGGTTCACAGCAGCCTTCTTTCCAATCCACGACTGACAGTTATTGAGGGCATCAATGCCCGCAATCTTTCCCGTGAAGAGGCGGTCAATCAGGCCACCCCGCCGGATAAGTTTGATTTGGTCGTTATGGATGTTTCTTTTATTTCTATCTCTTTGATTGTTCCGGAATTGGCGCATTTTCTTAAGACTGAAGGCTGTCTTTTAAGTCTGGTGAAGCCCCAATTTGAGGTCGGCGTTGACGGCCTTGCCAAGGGCGGTATAGTCAAAGATGTTTCACTGTACAAAGAAGTCGAGACGCGAATAAAGGATCTCTGTTCGCATAATGGATTTAAGGTTCTCGATTACTTCCCATCTCCGATTCAGGGAAAGGACGGAAATAATGAGTTCTTCGTTTTTGCCAAAAAAATCTAGTTGGATTGTCTTGTTCCTGTTTCTGGCAAGCTGCCAAAACTTAAGAACCCGGGAAGACATTCGCAAAACTCCGCAACCAACTCCGGGTCGTCCGGGTGTGACTCAACCGCGTCCGCCGGAAAATGTCGGCACTCCGCCACCGATGGAATCAGATGAAGAAGACGTGGCTGAAACGCCACCACCTCCTCCGGCGCCGGTGATTCCGACGATGCCCAAGATCGGTGTGATCCTGGGTGGGGGCGGGGCCAAGACCTACGCGCACATTGGTTTCTTGCATGAACTGCAAAGAGCGAAAGTTCCAGTTTACGCTATCGGCGGGGTTGAATTTGCAGCTCCGATGGCGGCTCTTTACGCCAACAAAGAACTGGCCAACGATGTAGAGTGGCAGATGTTCAAGCTGAAGGATGAAGAAGTTCTGAAAAAATCCCTTCTGGGCGGCGTGAACAAAAATAACGAAGTGACGGTGCTGAAGGACTTTGTCGGTGTGGCATTCAACCGCGCCAAAGTGGAAGACTTTAAAGTCCCGTTTGCCTGTCCGTCATACAACTTGAAGAAGAATCAGGTTTACCTGATGAACCGCGGTGGCATCGATCAGTTGATGTACTCGTGCATGGCGTATCCGCCGTTCTTTAAGCCTTATCAGAACAGTGTGGCGGGGGTTCGCGATATCACGGCTTTGGCGAATTACCTGCGCCAAAAAGGCGCCAACTATATCGTGATGGTCAATGTGCTGCAGGCCCCGGGGGGCTCCAAGCCCTTCACGCTGGAGTCCAGCGCTACTGACAACGTCTTATGGAGTGAAATTGCGGGACTGTATAATAAGCCTTTGCCAGGAGTTGACACTGTCATCTCGCTTGATACATCCAGCTATGGTATTATGGATTTCGACAAGCGTCGTGAGATCATGAACAAGGGCGCAGACTCTGCCGCCCGTCAGTTGAAGGGTCTTACCCGCAAGTGGGGACTTTAGGAGAATTTATGAGCAGAAAACCCATCTATGATATGAACATCTTTTCCGAGAGAAGAAAAAAAGCCGGGGAGCAAATCCCAGGTAGCGCCTTGGTAGTGGCTTCTCATCCGGAATACATCCGCAATCATGACTGTCATTTTCCGTACCGTCAGGATTCCAATCTGTTTTATCTGACTGGCTGGGAAGAGCCTGAATCCGTTTTGATTCATCGTCCGGGTTTGACTCCAGAAACCGTGATGTTCGTGCGCCGTCGTGACGTGGAAAGAGAAACCTGGGATGGTTTCCGCTATGGACCGGAAGGCTGCGAGCGCGAATTTAAAATCGACAAAGCCTATCCGTTTGATGAACTGACCAAAGTGGCGCCTCAGCTTCTGAAAGAAGTGGATCGTGTTTATTACAGTCAGTACAAAAACCAGGAGATGGATCACAAGATGCAGGACATTCTGCAAACGGTGAAAGCTCTGCAGGGTCGCATGGGGAATGGTCTTTTGGCGATTCACGATGCGGATATTTTGCTGGGCGAACTTCGTCTGGTGAAATCTGAATACGAACTGACTCAGTTGCGTGAGGCGTGCGAAATTTCCGCTCAAGCCCATTTGGCAGCAATGCGTTTCACCCGCCCGGGTGTGACAGAGCGCCAGGTGCAAGGGGTGCTTGCGCACAACTTCTATATGAGAGGCTCTGCCCGTGAAGGTTACAACTATATCGTGGCTTCCGGAAATGCCGCGACAACTTTGCACTACAACTTCAACGATCAGGTCTGCAAAGACGGTGATTTGCTGTTGATTGATGCTGGTGCGGAATTTAATTATTACACGGGCGATATCACCCGCACGTATCCGGTGAATGGCAAGTTCACGGACGAGCAGGCGCGTGTTTACGAAGGTGTGTTGAAAGTTCAAAAGCAGATTTGTGACTATGTAAAGCCAGGGATCTTCTTTAAAGACCTGCACGACATGGGCACGTCATTGCTGACGGATCTGATGCTGGATCTGGGTCTGTTGTCCGGTCGCAAGGATGATCTGATTCAGGCGCTGGCGCAGAAAAAGTATTATCCGCACGGTATCGGCCACTGGCTGGGTATGGATGTGCATGATGCGGGTTTGTACTTTAAAAAGAATGAACCTCGTCCGATCGAAGCCAACATGTGCTTCACGATCGAACCGGGTCTTTATATTCCGGCAGACGACGCGTCGGCACCTCAGAAATACCGTGGTATCGGCATTCGTATCGAGGACAACCTGCGTGTGACTTCATCGGGTTCCGAGAACATGACTTCGTCTGTTCCGAAAGAGATTGCTGACATCGAAAAGGTTGTCGGCCAGGTTTAAATGTTTAATGCCAAAAAGGCTCACCTCAGGGTGGGCCTTTTTTTATGCCATCATGCTGTTGTCAACATGGCGAAGACTTTGTGAAATCACGTAAAGATGATTCTTAAGCTCGCTGGAACGAACCAGGCCCCATTGGCTCTCGTTTTCGATCGAGCGCAGGGTTTTCTTAAAGCTGGCGGTCAGATTTTCCATGTCTCCCAGTAACGATTCCAGGGCGCTGGAAAATTCCTTCACCCGGGACATTTCGATTTTCCCCACGACACAAATCACGTCCATACCAGCGGTCACCTTCGACAGCATGTTGATAGACCGGTTCAGGGATTTGTTTTCATTGATCAATTTCTTGGCGGTTTCTTCCACGTCGGCAAAGTTGGCGGAAATAAGATTTTTCAGAAGATCGCAGTTCTTTAAAAGGAATTCCTCCTGATCGGAACTTTGGGTTTCCTCGATCAGGTGATTCATCATCTCAATCTGCAGACGTGACGTTGCCATGGAAAAATACATGCGCGAAGCCGCGATGCTGAAGTTGGCAAAGATCTCGTCAAACTCCCGCGAGCTTTCAGCAATTTCCAGCGCCAGTCGTTCCAGGTTCTTGGAAACCACACTGAGGGTTTTTCCAGCCTCGCCAAGTTTTGCGGCAGAGATGGTAAGGTTGGTCGTGACCATCTGCACTTCCCGGCAGATATCACTGATGCTTTGGGCCTGATTGTTGCGGCTGAATCGTTGGTTCAGCGAATCGGCCAGATCAAACGCAGTGCGCGCGGCTTTGGTGCATTTGCCCGAGGCCTGCTGCATTTCGCCCACACGTTCAGATCGATCGACGGTCAAAGAAGTTTTCTTTTCAAAGTGCAGCAGCAGTTGGTCACGGGACTTCATTTCTTCCAGCAGGGCGCGGGTCATAAAAGCGTCATAGCTATTAAAGCCCCGCTTGTGAAGTTCTGAAAGCAAAAGGCCTTCGCTTTGTTCCATGTTAAGCCCCGTCTTTTCGCGGGAAACCAGTTCAGTATAGATCTTTTGCACTTCGCCCAGAAAGACCGAGGTCGGTTTCAGTCGAATCGACAAATACCCATCGGCCATTGGAAAAGCCATGGCAAAGACCCAGTAGTACTTTCCGGTTCTGGATTTGTTCTTTACGAAAGCGGCGATGGGTTTGTTCGATTGCAAATAGTTCCAGAACAGTTTGAAAACACTGCGGGGCATATCCTGATGGCGAATGATGTTGTGGGGACGGCCCAGTATTTCATCTTGTGAATATTCACTGACCCTGACAAAGACCTGATTGCCTGACTCGATTCGCCCCTTAAAATCAGTTTTAGAGAAGAACAGCTCATCCAGTGCAAAGTCGGCTTCCAATGTCATCCCATCACCTCGTGCAAGGTCCGCTTTATACTCGACAGAAAATTCGCAGCAACAAATATGAGATATCCAATGGAATATTCCACCGCCTCGGTGGAGGTGTTCCTCGCATCTGTTGGGAGAAACGTTCGTCGAGTTTCCGGGCGCTGGTTGTTGCTGTGGGAGCGGATTTGCGGCGGTTATCATTTAGGGCCTGTAATAAGAGCAGATCGGAACGACCCTCTGCTGATCTGGTACGGAACACCTGCTTGGCATAAACATTGATCTCTAAGCCACTGAAAACTTAAACAGGAGATATCCATGAAAAAGAATTCAGTGAACTGGAACAAGCTGGGCTTGGTGAGTCTTTTGCTTGCGGCAGGTCCCGCAGGCGCGGCGGATAAAACCGTGCATTGGGATACGAATGCCTATTGGAGAGGTGGCGATCAATCCTATCAATGTTATGACCGGGGTGGAATTTACCACGAAGGCATCTGTCTGGAGGGCTCTGCTTCTGCGCAGGTGGCGGCGGTCATCAACAATGATCTTCGCCGCGAAGGTGGTAATGAAACTTCGATGGGCGACATGGTTACCGAGGTGGAAGGAAAGATTTCCAAAACTTTCGCCAATCGCCATTTCAAGCAGATCTTTATTTCGATCAGCGCCATCCCGAAAAATCAGGTGCTGGATTATAACGAAAAGAATGAACAGAACTTCCATAACTCCGATCGTCTGCGCGCCGATGGTTACGTGGACCGTCCATGGTTCCTGGCAAATATCGGAGCCAACATTGCGATGACGGATTCGCAGGATGTGACTGTTCTTGCCGGCGCGTTCCCGGTCAGCGGCCTGAATCCACTGCAAGGCAAGCCCAGCCGGTACTATGTGACAGCTCCTTATGGTTTGATGGTTCGTTATGACAAAGGGATTCAGATGAACTATCAGCTGAAAGAAGAGCTGGATCGTGTGTTGTTGGCATCCTTTAGCGTTGTTGACGGGGACACCATCAAAGGTGAATCCAGTCTGGATCCGGCAGACTCGCGTGCGAATTCCTATCCAGCCTATGGTGGCACGGTGGAATTGCGCGTAGCCAACGCCCTTCGCAAGGTTTTCGACAAATCAGCTCCGTATCTGAAGAATCATGATCTTTATATCGGTGTGACGGGCGCGCATGGAGACGTGGGAAGCTTCCCGGGTGAAAAAAGAGCCCAGGATGATATGACCACTTACTTGGGATACATGTTCACATCCAAGTACGGTGAGGCCGAAGTGCGCGTCTTCCGCGCGGACTTTACTCGTAACAAACAAGGTGATGGTAACGGCCGTCGTCCCCATGCCCAGCACGTGAATTCAAAAGCTCATGGTGTGGAAGTGGCGATGCGTGGAGTGGAGGCGGGGCCCTGCGCCTGGGACTTCTATTACAACCAGCATGTCTTTAATACGGACGCCGCATTTGCCGATGGTGAATTTACGTTTGAAAAGGTTCGCGGGGTGCGCGGCTGGGCTGCCGGCACCACTTGTCGTAATCTGTTGGGCATGAAGAATCTGGATATCGGTTTTGAATATGGCAGCACCCAGCTGGATCGCAAAGGTGCCAAGGAAAACCTGAAATATCCTAACAAGGCCAATCAGTTCAATTTGACGTTAAGCTATCGCTTTAATATGAATAAATTGTTCGTTAGATGAAGCGATGGGACAGCCAGGAGAACTTTTCCGCGTTCTCCTGCAGTTCTTTTTCGGTCTTGAACAGTTTGTCATCACGGGAAGCGGCGCTGACGGCAAGGCTCAGATGCGTCGCGGATTGCAGCAGGTTGTAATCGCCCATGGTGTTGCCGGAAGCAAAGAACGGCCTTTTACCGCCGGTGGCTTCCAGAAGGGCTTCCACTTTTCCTTCACGATAAGTGATCGTGCCTTTTTGGCGATCGCTGATCACGCCGTTATCCACTTGGGTTTCCACACCCAGCACATCGTTTTTAGTCAGTCCCAGCATTTCTGCGCCGGGCTCCACCGCCCATTTAACCGATGCGGTGATGATGTAGACTTTCACACCCCTGGAAAGAAACAGATCGATCAATTTCTTTTGCTCCAAAAACACCGGCACTGGAAAGTGACCCTTGACCGCGTCAACGGCCCACTGGTGCACCTGCTCCAGTTTTTGTCCCTGACAGATTTGGGCTAGCCAAAGGTAGGCTTTGCGCGGATCTGCGGCTTTCATGTCTTCGTAGTGTTCCCAGGGTTGTGGCGGAAGAGTCACAAGTTTGTTGTCGATCTGGTGATGAAAGAAAGTTTCGCCAAGATCGGTATCCCACAAAGTACCATCCGCATCAAAGGCGGCCACAGGTGCAGAATCCTGTTTTAAAACTTGGTCCAGTGTCGTATTTATGCGGTTCCAAATGTCGGTGGAATAGTCTTTGTATTTCATAGTGTCTTAGTATGAAATATGAAAAGTAAAATGACAAGGAGACCTGAGGGCATGAGCCTGTATTGCCGCGTGATTCAGCCGGAAGATTTGCAACAGATTTTGGATCTGGAAAATAAAAAGCTCGCAGAAACCTATCCGGATGAAATGGAACGAATGATTGCCACCTGGAATTCCAAATTCCGTGTCGAGGCTCTGAACCATTACATCGCCCTGGGCTGGAGTTTTCTGGCTGAGGAGCAGGGCACAAACAAGCTGATGGGTTATTTCATTGCCCAGCCGCTGTTGTTCCTGGATGGACAGACTCAGACCCTGTGGGTGGAGCATGTGCAGTACAACTCCCTGCAGGCCCGCGATGAACTTTGTGAGCTGGCCTATAAATTGGGCCGCGAAAAGCATCTGCAACGGGTTTACTTCCCCAACGACAACGGAGTACCGAACTCCGTAAAAGCTTTCAAGGCCGAAAGCTGGCAGCCGGGGACTCTTTCAGTCAAGACGACAAAAGGATAAGCCATGAAGAATTTCTCCTTCGCGAACAGAATTCAAAATATCAACAAGATGAAATCCCAGGATTTTGATCTGGTGATAATCGGAGGAGGAATCAACGGAGCGGGTGTGGCGCGGGACGCCTCGGCGCGCGGCATGCGTGTGGCTTTGATTGAGGCCCGTGACTTTGCATCTGGCACGTCGTCAAAATCCTCCAAACTTATTCACGGCGGCATTCGTTATCTGGAAAACATGGAATTCAAACTTGTTTTCGAGGCACTCAATGAAAGAACCCGCCTGTTTGAAATGGCTCCGCATCTGGTGCATCCGTTGCGCTTTATGATTCCACTTTATCAGGAAAGCCGTGTGGGCATGGGTAAGATGGGTCTTGGCATGTGGCTGTATGATGCCTTGTCATTGTTCCAGGCACCTGAAATGCACGAACGCCTGAATGCCCAGGCCTCTATCGAGCGCATGCCGGCAATTCGTCCCAATAACCTGCTGGGATCTTATATTTATTCTGACGCCTATATGGACGATGATCGTCTGGTTCATGAAACCATGAGATCGGCGAATGAAAACGGCGCGCTGTGTGTGAACTATGTGAAAGCCACCGGGGTTAACTTTGGCCCGGATGGAAAAATCCAGTCAGTGAAGTGCGAAGATCAGCATTCCAGGGAAAAATTTTCTATCAAAGCCCGCCATGTGATCAGCAGTGTGGGCCCGTGGACTGACGAACTGGGTGAAAGCATCTTTAAAGACTGGAAAAAGATTCTTCGTCCCACCAAAGGGATTCATCTGACTTTGCCGAAGCACCGTCTGCCTTTGACCAGTGCGGTGGTGATGGGTGCGGAAAAAAGTGATCGCATCGTGTTCGGGATTCCCCGTCACGAGATGATCATTATTGGAACCACGGACACCGACTTTAAGGAATCTCCGGAAAATGTGACCACCACACCCGAAGACGTGAAGTATCTGCTTTCAATCACGGATCACTATTTCCCGGGTGCCAATCTGACAGCTCACGATATTATCGCAAGCTATGCCGGGGTTCGTCCGCTTGTGGCAGATGGCTCCAGCAGTGAAGGCAAAACCAGCCGCGAGCACACGATTCTGTCTGACGACCGCGGCATTACTTTTGTGGCCGGTGGAAAATACACGACGTATCGCTTGATGTGCGAACAAACCGTAAAAGCGGCTTTAAAATTCTTTACGTTTGAAGAGCGTGTGACCTGGGCTAAATCCAACACCATCAAACCATTGAATCCCTACACCAGTGTTGATGCCTTCCAACAAGCCAAGGTTCAGGCGGATTTGTGGGCGCGTGAAGCCGGGCACTCGGCGGAAGACATGCGCCTGCTGGCAGAACGTTATGGCATGGAAGGCGAAGAGATCTTAAACAGATATTCTTCCGACATGACTTACTGGCAGCTGGAGGCAGCTCAGGCGATTGATTCGACGATGTGTCTGCATATGCGTGACTTCTTTGCGCGCCGGGTTCCATTGTTCCTGGCGGATCGCAATCACGGCGTGAAGCACATGGAGGAAATCGGTAAAGTCTTCCAGGAAAAGCTGGGCTGGAACGAAGCCCGCCTGAAAGAAGAACTGCACATGCTGACTGAATACATGGCCCACGAAGTGGAATGGAAAAAACATTTCTAATTAAGGAATGAAATATTCAGAAACTGCCGGCAGACCATTTTGCATGGCCATAAAGACCAGGCGCTTTGGTTTTGGCCCGGAAGCGGCCTTGATCAGAATGCGACGGCCCTGGCAGGTGATAGAGTCTGTCGGCATCGGAAGCTCGGTCACCGTAAAGTGAGTTCCGGAACCCAGCGGCCATACGGCGGTATTTCCCAGATCCCCGGCGTTGTGAATCGCCACCTTGTAAAGTTTCTTATCGACATTGCCGCAGTAATAAATCGCCGATCCCGCAGAATCATAGGCATACGCACTTGGAATCTGCGGCAGGGTCAGCAGGGTTTTTACATTTCCGGAATACAGCACGTGCATCTTCGCCGTCAGGATCGACACATGCACCGGAGGCGTATACATCCAGCCACTGAGCTGATCAAAGTACACCGGTGCTGCAACCCGGTGAACCCCCACGATACCCAAAGAACAATCTGTGGAAAGTCCATCCGGACAGTCATCGGCATCAGAATCCAGACTGATACGGCCCCCAACGTGAAGAGTGGTCGTTGGTGTGATCAGACGGAAGGTGGCATTGTTATGAGCTGTCCCGTTCCAATAAAGGTTGTTCATCAAAAGATTGCCGGACTTGTAAGCGACGATTTCAGGAGAATACCCCGACAGCAGCAAGTCCCCATGGTTGATGGAAGTTTGAGTGTAGCTTGGGGTTGCCCCTTCCCCATTCAGAATTTGTTCCCACAGACCGGTGGCGCGATTTAAGCGGCAAATGCTGTGATAAACCGTATAAGTGCTTGGAGGAGTGATCAGCACCTGATGGTTTGCGCAGTTCATGTAAACGTCGCCATTGGCAGGATTGGTGGCAAACTGATTGGCATCCCACCAGTTCCCCATAAGAATGGACTGCAGATTGGCGGCAACACCGAAGTTGACTCCACCGTTGGCACCATTACCCGCCACCAGTCGTACTTCCGGCAAAGAGCCCGGCGATACTTCACGCAGTTTGTTTTGCTGGTGATCCAGAAGCATCACGCCGTCGCCCACGCTGTGATCAATGTAGGTGACAGAAGCCAAACGCATATCAAATCCAGAACCACCATCGCCGGCGTCTTTGCGCTGACCAAACAGGGTGTAGACTTTCCCGTTCACCACAGTTCGGATAATTCCCCGCGCCGAGAAGAAGATCCGGCCATAACGATCGACAAAGACGTCATCCAGGGCCACCGGGCAGGATGTCGCATCGATGCCATCTGCACATTCCCCCTGAACGCCGGTTCCCAGAACCCGTATCCATGTTCCATCATCCTGCAACTGGCTGACGCCATTTTCGGTGGATCGATTCGCGCGGTACACGCGGCCATCCATGCCTTGGACTTCATAATAGTTCAGTGACGAGTTGCCAAACGGATGATTTGGGAAAACACCGTTACCAATCAGGGTCACCGGATCAAGTTCCGTCATCGGGCCATAAGCATTACCCGGCACACTGTGCACGCCTTGAACGTAAGCTTTTTGAATGGCACTGGTCGCAGGATCAAATCTTAAGCTGAAGAAGGAATAAGCCATTGTATCCAGATCCCAGGCAGGCTGACCAAAGACACCTGTACCAGAGAATCGGACGCTTTCCACACGAGGAACCGCCAGGGAGCCTTTGTACAGACGGATGCGACCGCTGTTGTTTTTGGCGGCTTGCGGTTTTTCGGAAATGAAATACAGATCCCCGTTGGGCATCGGAATAAATGGTGAACGTTTACGGATTGGCCAGGTTTCATCCACGGTCGGAGTTTTAATAATATTGATTTTTAAATCACGCGGATCGGCCACGGTGTCGGCAGTGTCAGTTCCAAGATTTCCCGCCGGGTCCGCGCCGATCAGGGTTTCGATTGTCATCGGAGTGACGTTGGTGTCGATTCGGCGGATCATCTCGCGGTCATAAACCAGAATGCGATTTTGATAATCGAGTGCGGTTCGCAAGATGGCCTTGGCGCGGGCTTGTTCCACCGGGATGCCGTCGCCGAAAGCATTTTCATTTTCTTTCGTCAGACGCAAAAGAACCTTCGAGTTGTTGGTGGTTGGATCGATATAGATGATCCCGTACGAAGAATCATTAAAGAAGATCTTTCCATCAGTGGTGACAAGCACCGTGCCCGGAGCCGTGTCCGTGTTCACGCTGGTGTTAAAGACGGTGCTCTTGGCATTGCCGTCATGTCCTGGGTCCTGATTGCCGGCGATCAGATTGTAAGCGCCGCTGTTCAGCGGGGGACTGGTAACCTGGGATGTTTGCCCGTTGTTGTCAGTCACACGAATCTGCAATTTAAAGAAAGTGTCGTTTGGAACGGTGGAGCTCCAAAGATAGCAACCCGTGCGGGGCGCCGAATAGGAACACGCGGTAGAGTTGCTGGAGTTGTTGGCCAGTGTGTTTGAAATCAAAGTGAACGGTTCACCGTCGATGGCGTAAAGCAGTTCGACTTTGGCGATAGTGCCATTGTCACTGGCTTGCCAGCTGATATGAGCGGCGGCGCCATTGGCAAAGTTCATATCGAAAGTATTCGGCGGATTGTTGGGAGTGGCTGAATTCACGGTCAGGAAGTTTGCCACCACGGGCGGTGGGTCGTTGACGTAATTGATGGTGTTATAATCTTTTTCAAGTGTGGCGGAATTGGTGCTGATATTGCCGCCGACATCCATCACCCACGCATAAATGTTATAACTGCCAAAATTAATTCCCAGGAAGAAATCAAAATCCACCAACGTCAGAGTGGGCAGTTCGGCAAGGCCCGGTTTGGGCGCCTTCACGCTGACCCAGCAGCTGTCGGAAGCGTTCGGTGCGCTGTTGGCAGTTTTAAGACAGAATTTAGTGATAGCCGTTTCTGCATCCGCAGCTTTCAAGCTGACGGTCACGTAAGATCGGACAGTGTCATCCGGATCCAGTTGTCCGTTTATTTTCATTTCACCGGCAGTGATCACAGGTTTGATTGTATCCAGAATCACATCAAAGGCATTGCTGGCACCGGTACCGGTCAGGCCGTGGCCATCCGTCAAGCGGGCGCGAACCTGCACATTGGTGTTATAGGCATTCGGTGTCCAGTTTACGGTGAAGGACTTGTTGTTCATCGGACCCGCAAGACCCAGCGCGCGACTCGTCGCCACATTCCAGGTGGCGCCGCCATCAGTGGAATAGTCCAAATACAACGTGTCAGCGGCGCTCACGGTGGCTTCGGTGACATACACCACAAACGGATAGCTGACATTGATCGCCAAAGTCGGCACCGGATCCAAAGTCAGAATCGGCGCTTTGCTGTCATAAGTGATAGTAAAGACCGTCGCGGTGGAAACGTTACCGGCTTCGTCACGGGCATAGAAGCGCACG is from Bdellovibrio bacteriovorus str. Tiberius and encodes:
- a CDS encoding aminopeptidase P family protein; the encoded protein is MSRKPIYDMNIFSERRKKAGEQIPGSALVVASHPEYIRNHDCHFPYRQDSNLFYLTGWEEPESVLIHRPGLTPETVMFVRRRDVERETWDGFRYGPEGCEREFKIDKAYPFDELTKVAPQLLKEVDRVYYSQYKNQEMDHKMQDILQTVKALQGRMGNGLLAIHDADILLGELRLVKSEYELTQLREACEISAQAHLAAMRFTRPGVTERQVQGVLAHNFYMRGSAREGYNYIVASGNAATTLHYNFNDQVCKDGDLLLIDAGAEFNYYTGDITRTYPVNGKFTDEQARVYEGVLKVQKQICDYVKPGIFFKDLHDMGTSLLTDLMLDLGLLSGRKDDLIQALAQKKYYPHGIGHWLGMDVHDAGLYFKKNEPRPIEANMCFTIEPGLYIPADDASAPQKYRGIGIRIEDNLRVTSSGSENMTSSVPKEIADIEKVVGQV
- a CDS encoding PAS domain-containing protein, coding for MTLEADFALDELFFSKTDFKGRIESGNQVFVRVSEYSQDEILGRPHNIIRHQDMPRSVFKLFWNYLQSNKPIAAFVKNKSRTGKYYWVFAMAFPMADGYLSIRLKPTSVFLGEVQKIYTELVSREKTGLNMEQSEGLLLSELHKRGFNSYDAFMTRALLEEMKSRDQLLLHFEKKTSLTVDRSERVGEMQQASGKCTKAARTAFDLADSLNQRFSRNNQAQSISDICREVQMVTTNLTISAAKLGEAGKTLSVVSKNLERLALEIAESSREFDEIFANFSIAASRMYFSMATSRLQIEMMNHLIEETQSSDQEEFLLKNCDLLKNLISANFADVEETAKKLINENKSLNRSINMLSKVTAGMDVICVVGKIEMSRVKEFSSALESLLGDMENLTASFKKTLRSIENESQWGLVRSSELKNHLYVISQSLRHVDNSMMA
- a CDS encoding polyprenyl synthetase family protein gives rise to the protein MDLAIQIDQEIAARTQAVNQFVEKYLSDMELPAGNAISELRKSMLYSATNGGKRFRPVLSLLVGELFGAGKERILPFAAAVEMIHTYSLIHDDLPCMDNDDMRRGKPTNHKVFGEDFALLAGDALLTEAFMLIAENYGDNSFLVGHLTRLLSSAAGIRGMVGGQAIDLRAGDRQMSLEELTHLHRLKTGALIRVAVEGAAVIAGAKPTEIESLKKFGEGLGLAFQVADDVLDHGEKGQDFRSFTGILGLEGTKTYLKDVSASTLAELHKVSADAPLLEYLISFNQNRQV
- a CDS encoding exodeoxyribonuclease VII small subunit, with amino-acid sequence MDFEKKLGRLEEIVQKMEKGDLALEESLKLFEEGVKLSRECHHRLNEAESKVKLLMSVGADGQPVTTDFTPEEN
- a CDS encoding TlyA family RNA methyltransferase — its product is MSDKLRLDLYLVEKGLAQSRTHAQELIEAGQVFLFENSQKRILKKASFAVLDSHHGKIEVEAGPANRFVSRGGLKLEGALAQAGVFVQGLKVLDVGISTGGFTDCLLQKGASVVLGVDVGHGQVHSSLLSNPRLTVIEGINARNLSREEAVNQATPPDKFDLVVMDVSFISISLIVPELAHFLKTEGCLLSLVKPQFEVGVDGLAKGGIVKDVSLYKEVETRIKDLCSHNGFKVLDYFPSPIQGKDGNNEFFVFAKKI
- a CDS encoding patatin-like phospholipase family protein — translated: MSSSFLPKKSSWIVLFLFLASCQNLRTREDIRKTPQPTPGRPGVTQPRPPENVGTPPPMESDEEDVAETPPPPPAPVIPTMPKIGVILGGGGAKTYAHIGFLHELQRAKVPVYAIGGVEFAAPMAALYANKELANDVEWQMFKLKDEEVLKKSLLGGVNKNNEVTVLKDFVGVAFNRAKVEDFKVPFACPSYNLKKNQVYLMNRGGIDQLMYSCMAYPPFFKPYQNSVAGVRDITALANYLRQKGANYIVMVNVLQAPGGSKPFTLESSATDNVLWSEIAGLYNKPLPGVDTVISLDTSSYGIMDFDKRREIMNKGADSAARQLKGLTRKWGL